The following proteins are co-located in the Macadamia integrifolia cultivar HAES 741 chromosome 3, SCU_Mint_v3, whole genome shotgun sequence genome:
- the LOC122073209 gene encoding probable RNA-binding protein 18 yields the protein MKDQNGLVDEKCESRLYIGNLDQRITEALLLKLFSPFGKIVSEDFLWHTRGPKRGEPRGFAFIQYSTREEAQLAKEKMNGRLACGRPLVVRLASEKLLVETAVHPPKAVGEANKSGLAGSLSGQMSRSAKIAAIKNKLKAMEQESCSMKKPRQADSTACGGHLDHSSIKR from the exons ATGAAG GATCAAAATGGTCTTGTTGACGAGAAGTGTGAAAGCAGACTATATATCGGTAACCTTGACCAGAGAATAACAGA ggcTCTTCTGCTTAAGCTATTTTCTCCATTTGGGAAGATAGTTTCTGAAGACTTTCTATGGCACACTCGTGGCCCAAAACGTGGAGAGCCACGTGGCTTTGCTTTTATCCAGTATAGTACTAGAGAG GAAGCACAATTGGCCAAGGAGAAGATGAATGGAAGATTGGCTTGTGGGCGCCCTTTGGTGGTTCGGCTTGCTAGTGAAAAGCTCTTGGTTGAAACAGCAGTTCATCCTCCCAAAGCAGTTGGTGAGGCCAACAAATCAGGCCTCGCTGGTAGCCTTTCAGGACAAATGAGCCGGAGTGCTAAAATAGCTGCAATAAAGAACAAACTGAAAGCCATGGAACAAGAAAGTTGTAGCATGAAGAAGCCAAGGCAAGCTGACAGTACTGCTTGTGGTGGCCATCTTGATCATTCATCCATCAAAAGGTAA